AAGCCTGACTGCACCACACATAACGGTTGGACAGTAATGTTAAAAACTGCAGCTTCTATGTTAAATCTAGCTCAATAgataaaaacatatttagaaaGGAATCTtgagaatcaatttttttttttttttttttttttttttttttttttttgagtttttttttatNctccgaggaagaagaagtgataaTAGGAAAATTTACTCAAGTGATGGTGAAAGTTACAAAGCTTGTAACTTCACGTCCAATTGTGGTCTTCTGCGTCctggtaatttttatttcttctaaattAAACACATCATCGTTGGATgctgttttgattttattataaagaaCAAGACCTTActtaataaatgttttgttgtGTTCATACGATATATGATTCTAAtctcgttttttcttttttttttttgtttaaatcttGTTTAGCTTGTATGTAAATTATGTATAATCtaggttttgttctttcttccaTTTTCCTCGATGGAGTTTTTAGCTTAGAGCTTATTTAGTTCAAATACCAAAGTACCAAAAACTgatcatgtatatatttttattgaataaatttgtaGGGATTTCTGGTCACTATTTTGGGGTGCATATCGACCTCGAATTGGCTAACAACAACGGAGAGCCTAATAAACGACGTCGCTTCATTCACTGGAGATCTCCGGTCAAGTCTAGTTTCCGAGTTTGAAAACATCGGAAAATTTTCATATCCCAAGACAAACTTATCTACAATTGGTTTAGCGACAGTCATAGATTCTTCTTATCTCACCAACAACGATACTGGTTTCACAAACATTCAAACACAGGTTGTTAAAagtctcagttttttttttttttgatcataaTCTTTGGGACTAATTTGAGTTAATTAgtaattgtatttttgtgttgttgttcttcttcttcagatcgCACCATTGTTGTTTGAAGCATATTCAACGATCCCTCAAGTCTCGCAAGTTTCGTACATTAGTAGGGACGGTTTCTTGTTTTCTTACATTAGAGCAGATATAGACACAAGTGTCGCTGTTTATGCCAATTCTTCGTCGAGTTCAAGTGGTGGAGACTACACTTGGTACACTCAAACCGTTGATCAGATAACCGGTCGTCTCAACGGGAACGCAACCAAATCTCAGCCGTTAGATGTAACCCACACAGATTGGTTCCAAGCAGCACAGAGAAATAATTACACTACCGCCTTTCTCGGAACGAGTTTGGGAGGAGGAGACAACGAGACTCTGATTCAGAGCGCGGTTAGCTTGTTCAGCAAGAAAGGTGTTGTTTTGCTAGGGTTTTCGGTGAAGTCTTTGACCGATGTTTTGAGCCGTCTGAGTCTACACGGCGAAGAGTTTTACATGTGGACAAAGGACGGGACGGTGCTTGTTCGTCAAGGTTCACTGAATGCTTCTCTCTTCATCTCCAATGGCTCGATTTGCTTCGGTGGTAGAGAATCTAAATCCGTCAGGTCTCAATGCATACCCGAAAATTGCAGTTCCAGTGGCTACGAGGTGGAGATCAAAAGATCAAAATTCCAAGCTTTTTGCTCTCATCTTGAAGTTTCTGGCGTTCCTCTGGTAAATGATGAAAcgttatctatttttttcacTTCGATGTAGTAAAATGAATTCATCAGTCCATTGTTTCTCAGCTTCTtccaatggttttttttttaatgtccgAACCAGAGGTACACAGTCATGTTTCCAAACGATGGAGGAGCCACCCGCATCAAGCACCAAGCGAAAAAGGCCTTGTATCAATTTTTTGTGGTGACGATATTTGTTGCCTTTGGTTGGCCTGTGTGGTTTGTGTGGTTTATGGTGCGAGCAACAAGGAGAGAGATGCATATGCGTGCAACGCTGATAAACCAAATGGAAGCAACACAACAGGCTGAGAGGAAGAGCATGAACAAGAGTCAAGCGTTTGCAAGAGCTAGCCACGATATTAGAGGTTCTCTTGCAGGGATCAAGGGTCTGATTGATCTATGTCGTGATAACGTTCATCCTGGATCCGACCTAGACACCAATCTCAAGCAAATGAATGTATGCGCCAAGGATTTGCTTGGTAAGACAACAACATCtgtcctttttttcttaattaatgccttcttcactttgttctctaacagaaaaaaaaaagtcttactCATGTTGTTAATTAAATGAACAGCTCTGCTCAACTCTGTTTTGGACATGAGCAAAATCGAAAGCGGGAAGATGCAGTTGGACGAAGAAGAGTTCAACTTGGCCAAACTTGTTGAAGACGTCATTGATTTTTACCATCCCGTTGCGATGAAGAAAGGCGTTGACGTGGTTTTGGATCCGCACGATGGCTCCATTTTCAAATTCTCGAATGTGCGAGGAGATAGTGGCAAACTGAAGCAGATTTTGAACAATCTTGTCAGCAATGCTGTCAAGTTCACAGTCGACGGGCACATTTCGATCAGAGCTTGGGCTCAAAGGCCGGGTTCCAAAAGCTCTGTGGTCCTGGCATCGGACCCTCAAGGAGTTGTGTCCAAGTTTTTTAAGTGT
The window above is part of the Camelina sativa cultivar DH55 unplaced genomic scaffold, Cs unpScaffold01562, whole genome shotgun sequence genome. Proteins encoded here:
- the LOC104774113 gene encoding histidine kinase CKI1-like, whose amino-acid sequence is MVKVTKLVTSRPIVVFCVLGFLVTILGCISTSNWLTTTESLINDVASFTGDLRSSLVSEFENIGKFSYPKTNLSTIGLATVIDSSYLTNNDTGFTNIQTQIAPLLFEAYSTIPQVSQVSYISRDGFLFSYIRADIDTSVAVYANSSSSSSGGDYTWYTQTVDQITGRLNGNATKSQPLDVTHTDWFQAAQRNNYTTAFLGTSLGGGDNETLIQSAVSLFSKKGVVLLGFSVKSLTDVLSRLSLHGEEFYMWTKDGTVLVRQGSLNASLFISNGSICFGGRESKSVRSQCIPENCSSSGYEVEIKRSKFQAFCSHLEVSGVPLRYTVMFPNDGGATRIKHQAKKALYQFFVVTIFVAFGWPVWFVWFMVRATRREMHMRATLINQMEATQQAERKSMNKSQAFARASHDIRGSLAGIKGLIDLCRDNVHPGSDLDTNLKQMNVCAKDLLALLNSVLDMSKIESGKMQLDEEEFNLAKLVEDVIDFYHPVAMKKGVDVVLDPHDGSIFKFSNVRGDSGKLKQILNNLVSNAVKFTVDGHISIRAWAQRPGSKSSVVLASDPQGVVSKFFKCMFCKSTDQTEISNSIRNNANTMEFVFEVDDTGKGIPMEMRKSVFENYVQVRETAQGQQGTGLGLGIVQSLVRLMGGEIRITDKAMGEKGTCFQFNVLLTTLESPVSDMKVRQDIEAGGDHISTPNLGLTVNTSLGGGSMNIRNLSPRFNNCLTSSPKQECSRVVLLLKNEERRRVTEKHIKNLGIKVTVVEKWEHLSYALERIFGFSPQSSMGRAECSLSCPSARELPLIGMDGIDSRSQLPKRRSNSFNAVVLLVIDTKTGPFLELYNVVKQFRRGLHHGITCKVVWLNESSTRVSERGDISCSGPLHGSRLTEVLKMLPEFGGTGLKETSTELQRESLLRHSFVADTSPKHKLQEEGPSSGFNKELGKTIMAPTASESETWFKSVRTGRNPIGNPEEEQGTSMPSNDEFLRGKRVLVVDDCRITIKVATGRLTKMGVSEVKPCYSGKEAVRLVTEWLTQREQQGSVNRLPFDYIFMDCQMPEMDGYEATREIRKVEKSSGAHIPIIAVSGHDPGSREAREAIQAGMDGFLEKEMKQDQLANVIREVESKMNAQATL